Within the Magnetospirillum sp. genome, the region GACCATCAATGTCGAAAATCGAACTGTCGGACGACGAGTATTTCGCGATCGAAGACGCGCTGCAGAACAGCAGCCGCGGCCGCGCGTTCCTCCGTGCGCGCGACGCGCGGTCGCGCGTGGTGGCGGTCGACGAGGCGCGGCGCATCGCCGCTTCGTTCCGCGAATGGACGATCCGGCAAATGGGGACCGTCAAGGAAACGCAGAGCGTCGAAGTGCTGCGCGCCGAGCTGCAGAGCATGGCGGCCCATATCCAAGCCGCCAAAAACGAAATCGCGTCGATCCACAACAAGGATCCCAAGGCCGCGATCTCCGACAACCGCATCAACAGCGCCACGAGCGAGCTCGACCAGATCGTCGCCTCGACCGAGCGTGCGACCTCCGACATTCTGAATGCCGCCGAACGGATCATGGAAGTGGCCGGCCATCTGCCGCCGGAACATGCCGAAGCGGCCCAGGTGCTCAACGACCAGGCGACCGAAATCTTCACCGCCTGCTCGTTCCAGGATATCACCGGCCAGCGCATCTCGAAGGTCGTCAATACGCTGCGCTACATCGACCAACGCGTGAACGCGATGGTCGAGATCTGGGGCCTCGACAATCTGCCGACCGCCACCGCCAAGTCCGACGCCAATGCCGACAAGCGGGAAAACGCGCATCTGCTGAACGGCCCCGCGATGCCGGGCCAGGGCCGCACGCAAGACGAAATCGACGCGCTTCTCGAAGGTGCGAGCTTCGACGCTCCCATCCCGCGCGCCGAGCCGCCGCCGCAGGCAGCAAAAAACCCGGCGCCCGCACCGGCCGCGGCGCCTGCACCGGCCCCCGCACCGGCCCCAAAGCCTGCGGCAGCGCCGGCGGCAGCGCCCGCCGGGGCGACCGCCTCGCAGGCCGACATCGACAAGCTCTTCGATTGAGCCAAGACCGGGCAGATCGGGGCTAGCAATGTGCCCTCTTCCGGCGTAAAAGCCTTCACCATGGAACAAGTCAAGACACCAGAAGCGCCACCAGCGGTCGCCGGCGATATGAATGCCGGCGAGTACGACGCCGAAGGCCAGGACGCGCTCCATATTCTGCCGCTGAGCATCATCCCGCTCGAAACGCCGGGATTGCGGCGTCTGCGGCTCATCAAAAACGTGCGGCTCGACTCAGTCGTCGAACTCTACAAAGACCAGGGTCACAAATCGGCGCAGGTGCCGCTCGACGCGCTCAACAGCGTGTTTCAGAGCTACGGCACGCAGCTGCGCGCCGACATGCCGCTGCTGCAGAGCCTCAGCAGCATTCCCTCGTTCGACGTGTACACGCTGCGCGTGGCCTTGCGCTCCCTCAACTTGCCCATCGACGAGAAGACCGCTCTGCAGCTCTCGGACTCCAAGCGGCGCGAACTCACCGACCACATGAAGGTGTTCACGCATCCGCTGATCCAGCAGATCTACGGCAGCGCCGAATTCGAAGTGAACGACGTATCGGATATCATGAAGTTGATTTCGTCGCCCAACCGCGACGACGCGCTCAAGAACCTGCGCATGATGTCGCAGAAGCTCAACGTACCGTTGACAGAGATCCCGCGCTTCCTCGAGGACTACGGCGACACATTCCTGTCGCTCGCCTATTTCCGCTCGTGCCTCGACAAGGTCGTCCCGCAGGTGCAGAGCTTCCTCGATTGGGTGAAGCCGCTTGACGACAACCAGATGATCAAGGGCGACCGCATGTCGAAGCAGATGCTCGACAAGACGCGCGAGTCGATGTCGGGCGTGATCATCTCGCTGACCGGCCGCTTCGAAGCCTTCAACCGCAAAAGCTCGGATTTCTGGCGCGACATCAACGCCGACAGCTTCAGCCGCATGAAGGACATGGTGTTCTCGAACCACCGGTCGATCGGCGGCGTTTTGTGCGGCCTGTCGGTCAAGATGCAGCTGTGGCGCGACCGCTTCCCGTCGGCGAGCGGCGGCCCCAACAAGCGGCTCGAATTCGTGCGCTCGGAAGTCGTGCCGGGCATGCAGATCATCGACGAGCTCGAAGCGGCCGCGCGCAAGACCGGGCTTTAAGCCCGCCTTTTCGCAATCGGCCCGTCAGAATCCGGGCCCGTCGAAATCCGGGCGACTCAAAATCCGGGCGACTCAAAATCCGTGCGACAGGCAGACCATAGCGGCCTCCTGGCCGCGGAAAGGCATGCGCTTGGCCGTGGCTGCCACCGGCGTCATCACGCCCGACAGCGTTTTGAGCGGGGTGGGCATCGGTGCGGACGCCGCGAATTTGCCGGTTGCCGCAAGCAGCGTTTTGAAATCACCCGGCAAGGCGAAATGGGCCGCGATCGACGTTCCCATCAGATCGAACTCGCTGCCATCGAGCAATTCGCGGAACGGCGCGTTGAGCCACAGGATCGTCCCATCGGCAACGGCCACCAAAGCCGCCGCGATCGGAATTGCGTCGAGCGTTTCGGCAAGACGCGTTTCGGCCGCCTGGGCTTCGTTCTCGGCGGCGACCGCAAGGGCGAGCAGCACGCGCCCGGCCCCCAGCCCCACGACACGCAAAGTGCCTTCGTAGCGGCCGGCAAACATCGTCGCGGGGCCGCACGCCACATGCGCGACGGCCCCCTCGCTGATCGCGTCGATCGCCGCAACCAGATCAGCGGGTACATCGTCGCCGAAGGCGGGGGCCCCCGGTTCGGCGCCGGCAAATTCCTGCGCGAACAGGCTGTCGGCCCAGACCAGACGCGCCGCACGCGCGCGCCCCGGTTCTGCCGCCAATACGGCGATCCCGCCTGCAAGTTCCATTTCGCCGTCGTCCGACATTCCGCATCCCCCCAAGGCCCGAAACGGGCAAGTTCGCCGGATGTTAGCCAAGAAAACGGCTCGACAGAAGCGGGCGTTACGAACATTTCCCAAGACGCGCGCGGACGGTCTAGACTTTGCGCCGCCATGTTCGCAAAAGGCCCCCTGCTGATCCGCCACGCCGTCGTCACGATGCTCGATGCATTCGCGAAGACGGCGCAGGAAACGGCTGTAAAAAACGGCGGCAAGATCGATTCCGCCGACATCGCGCGCATCGGCGAAGCGATGAAGAACTCAGGCGAGATCGAGAATTTCTACCGCGCCGTTTTCGGCCAGGTCGTGGCCTCGATCGTCGAATCGCAGAACCAGCATCGGCGCATAAACGCGTTCGGCCGTCTCGTGGCGCACCCGCTCGGCGATTTTTTCCAGTCGCAGCGCCTCGACCGCGCACTTCTCCACAATTTCTTCTTTTTCGTGCAAGCGCTGGTCGGCGAGGCCGAGAACGACTGGAACGCCACCTGCGCTGCCGTGCTCGACGAGATGCGCGACAAAGCGGGCGAAGCGTTTGCGTGGGAGACCTTCTACAACGATCCGCGCACGCAGGCGATTTTCTGGCAAGTGCTGGTGCGCATCGCCCAGTCCTTCAAGCGCTTCGACACGCGCCGCGACTGGTTCTTGCGCATCATGCAGCACAAACAGACGTCGGTGAGCCTTGCCCCCAACAAATACGTGCAGCTCGGCGACGGGCTCGACGTCGCCCAGTTCGGCAAAGACGAATTCCTCAATCTGTTCGACAGCCTGTTTGCACCGGTCAAACGCCTGACACTGCAGGAAGTCGTGCGCTTCGAGGCGGCAACGGGGCTCGCACCGCGCACGGCTTTCGACCGTTTCTTTAGCGATTTGGACCGCTACAGGCGCGAGCACTGATTTTTTCGGCGGCCTTCATTGTTTGTTAAGACATTTAGGATAAATTTTAAATATGTTGAAGATAAATCATCGCTCCCGTGTGTTTTTGGCCGCCGGCGTTGCCTGCGTGGCGCTTGCTGCCTGCACCAAAACGCCGAGTTTCCAGGGCAGCCCGCCGCTGTCGGCCGTGCCCAATAAGGTCAGCAACTTTGCGGCCCCTTATGTGAACGCTATCGTTACGCCCGGCGTGGTCGGGGCGGCGATGCTGGTCGGCCCGAACTTCCTGCCCGGGCGTTGCGACGAGATGTACCTCACCGGCGACCGCAAACTCATCTGCGACCAGATGGCGCGCTACAACGACACGCCACTGCCGGGCAAATTGCCCGATCCCAACGCGCAGTATCGCTGCATCCGCACGCTGGGCGGCGTCACTGAATGCACCGACGCGCCGCGCGCCGCACGGATCGCGGCGCCCTAAACCTCAAACCTTCAAATCATTACTT harbors:
- a CDS encoding PAS domain-containing protein; the protein is MSDDGEMELAGGIAVLAAEPGRARAARLVWADSLFAQEFAGAEPGAPAFGDDVPADLVAAIDAISEGAVAHVACGPATMFAGRYEGTLRVVGLGAGRVLLALAVAAENEAQAAETRLAETLDAIPIAAALVAVADGTILWLNAPFRELLDGSEFDLMGTSIAAHFALPGDFKTLLAATGKFAASAPMPTPLKTLSGVMTPVAATAKRMPFRGQEAAMVCLSHGF
- a CDS encoding protein phosphatase CheZ, with the protein product MSKIELSDDEYFAIEDALQNSSRGRAFLRARDARSRVVAVDEARRIAASFREWTIRQMGTVKETQSVEVLRAELQSMAAHIQAAKNEIASIHNKDPKAAISDNRINSATSELDQIVASTERATSDILNAAERIMEVAGHLPPEHAEAAQVLNDQATEIFTACSFQDITGQRISKVVNTLRYIDQRVNAMVEIWGLDNLPTATAKSDANADKRENAHLLNGPAMPGQGRTQDEIDALLEGASFDAPIPRAEPPPQAAKNPAPAPAAAPAPAPAPAPKPAAAPAAAPAGATASQADIDKLFD